A genomic segment from Eubalaena glacialis isolate mEubGla1 chromosome 16, mEubGla1.1.hap2.+ XY, whole genome shotgun sequence encodes:
- the LACC1 gene encoding purine nucleoside phosphorylase LACC1, which yields MAEAVLIDLFGLKLNSQKNCHQTLLKTLNAVRYHHGAKAKFLCIMCCSNISCDHDNCELETSNGLSAFLREFETVSNPSMAASLYTIKQKIDEKNLSSIKVIVPVHRKTLMKAFIGQLFTDVYNFEFEDLQMTLKGGLLKQPTEINIITAQELEAIQNEIETYLRSLPALKGELTIITSPLIPDIFIHGFTTRTGGISYIPTLSSFNLFSSSKRRDPKAVVQENLHRLGNAAGFNVKKFYQIKTDHANDVWIMGRKEPESYDGITTNQRGVTIAAPGADCIPIVFADPVKKACGVAHSGWRGTLLGVAMATVNAMIAEYGCSLEDIIVVLGPSVGPCCFTLPRESAKAFYNLDPRCVRLFGSPNPYVDIRKATRILLEQGGILPQNIQDQNQDLNLCTSCHPDKFFSHVRDGLNFGTQIGFISIRE from the exons ATGGCAGAAGCAGTGTTGATAGATCTCTTTGGCTTGAAATTAAACTCTCAGAAAAACTGTCATCAGACATTACTAAAGACATTGAATGCTGTCCGATACCACCATGGTGCCAAGGCCAAGTTCCTTTGCATAATGTGTTGCAGTAACATCAGCTGTGACCATGATAATTGTGAATTAGAAACAAGCAATGGATTATCTGCTTTCCTGAGAGAATTTGAGACTGTTAGCAATCCCAGCATGGCTGCCTCATTGTATACCATTAAACAaaaaattgatgaaaaaaatttgaGCAGCATTAAGGTAATTGTGCCTGTGCACCGGAAGACATTAATGAAGGCTTTTATTGGTCAACTCTTCACTGATGTTTACAATTTTGAGTTTGAAGATTTACAGATGACTTTGAAGGGAGGTCTTTTGAAACAGCCTACTGAAATAAACATAATCACAGCTCAAGAACTAGAAGCAATccagaatgaaatagaaacatatTTGAGAAGTTTGCCAGCACTGAAAGGAGAATTAACCATTATCACATCTCCTTTGATCCCAG ATATTTTCATACATGGATTTACTACAAGAACAGGTGGGATATCTTACATACCAACTCTTAGCTCATTCAATCTCTTCAGTAGTTCCAAACGGAGAGATCCCAAGGCTGTTGTTCAAGAAAATCTGCATAGGCTGGGGAATGCTGCAGGATTTAATGTGAAGAAATTTTACCAAATAAAG ACTGATCATGCCAATGATGTCTGGATTATGGGAAGGAAGGAGCCTGAATCTTACGATGGAATCACCACAAATCAAAGAGGAGTCACAATAGCGGCTCCTGGTGCTGACTGTATACCGATAGTTTTTGCCGATCCTGTCAAAAAAGCATGTGGGGTTGCTCACTCTG GTTGGAGAGGTACTTTGCTAGGTGTTGCTATGGCTACAGTGAATGCTATGATAGCAGAATACGGCTGTAGTTTGGAAGACATTATTGTTGTACTGGGGCcttcagtaggaccttgctgttttaCTCTTCCAAGGGAATCAGCAAAGGCATTTTATAATCTTGATCCCAGATGTGTACGGCTCTTTGGCTCACCAAATCCCTATGTTGACATCCGTAAAGCCACGAG GATTCTTCTAGAACAGGGAGGAATTCTACCACAGAATATTCAGGACCAGAACCAAGATCTCAACCTCTGTACTTCCTGTCATCCTGACAAGTTTTTCTCCCATGTCCGAGATGGCCTTAACTTTGGTACACAGATTGGCTTCATATCAATTAGAGAATGA